A stretch of Henckelia pumila isolate YLH828 chromosome 4, ASM3356847v2, whole genome shotgun sequence DNA encodes these proteins:
- the LOC140867141 gene encoding uncharacterized protein, whose amino-acid sequence MPPRRMMNRQTETVPQTEQVNVAPIVPQTPETPRIEQGNTLRDMSDVTASPMEILLKRFQSFKPPTLKGTETSVECEGWLEDIEMMFDSLDYADDRRIRLIGYQLQDVAKSWRITTKKSLENQAENEEAKADQFINGLNPDVFTLMNAGRHNNFTDALD is encoded by the exons atgcctcctcgtcgAATGATGAATAGACAGACAGAGACAGTTCCTCAAACAGAACAGGTGAATGTAGCCCCGATAGTGCCACAAACACCTGAAACTCCGAGAATAGAGCAAGGCAATAcattgagagatatgagtgaTGTTACGGCGTCACCAATGGAGATActtctgaaaagatttcaatctttcaagccgcctactttgaaaggaACTGAGACttcagttgaatgtgaaggttGGTTAGAGGATATTGAGATGATGTTTGATTCTCTTGATTATGCAGATGATAGAAGAATTAGACTGATTGGATATCAATTGCAAGATGTTGCAAAGAGCTGGCGGATTACAACCAAGAAATCTCTCGAAAATCAAG CTGAGAACGAAGAGGCtaaagctgatcagttcattaatggattaaatcctgatgtgtttacactgATGAATGCTGGTAGACATAACAACTTTACTGATGCACTTGATTAA
- the LOC140867316 gene encoding small ribosomal subunit protein uS8my-like: MGRRILNDALRTIVNAKKRGFASTELNPISNVMASFLQIMKYRGYIKDFQVHDPQRVGRITVELLGRVKDCRALTYRQDIKSQDIDKYKTRALPTHQWGYVVIPTPNGVLDHEEAIRQNVGGQVLGYFY; this comes from the exons ATGGGAAGAAGAATACTGAACGACGCCTTGAGAACCATCGTCAATGCAAAAAAGAGAGGTTTCGCTTCAACTGAGCTGAACCCCATCTCTAATGTCATGGCTTCTTTTCTTCAAATCATGAAATATAGAG GATACATTAAAGATTTTCAAGTGCATGATCCACAAAGGGTGGGGAGGATAACTGTTGAGCTACTGGGGAGGGTTAAAGATTGTCGGGCTCTCACTTATAGGCAAGACATTAAGTCTCAGGACATCGATAAATACAAAACCCGTGCTCTTCCAACACACCAG TGGGGCTATGTTGTAATCCCAACTCCAAATGGAGTCTTGGATCATGAGGAGGCAATTCGACAAAATGTTGGTGGCCAAGTGCTGGGATATTTTTACTAG